A genomic window from Oryctolagus cuniculus chromosome 12, mOryCun1.1, whole genome shotgun sequence includes:
- the SQOR gene encoding sulfide:quinone oxidoreductase, mitochondrial: MTPLVTVMSGPHARLFACLLRLGPQQVGSLQLHTGASCAARSHYEVLVLGGGSGGITMAARMKRKVGAENVAIVEPSERHFYQPIWTLVGAGAKQLSSSGRPTASVIPSGVEWIKAKVAELNPDKNCIQTDNGKEISYKYLIIALGIQLDYEKIKGLPEGFAHPKIGSNYSVKTVEKTWKALQDFKEGNAIFTFPNTPVKCAGAPQKIMYLSEAYFRKTGKRSKANIIFNTSLGTIFGVKKYAEALEEIIQERNLTVNYKQNLIEVRADKQEAVFENLDKPGETQVFSYEMLHVTPPMSPPDVLKTSPVADAAGWVDVDKETLQHKKYPNVFGIGDCTNLPTSKTAAAVAAQSGILDRTISLIMKNQTPMKKYDGYTSCPLVTGYNSVILAEFDYTARPLETFPFDQSKERLSMYLMKADMMPFLYWNLMLRGYWGGPAFLRKLFHLGMS, encoded by the exons ATGACCCCGCTGGTCACGGTGATGTCTGGTCCCCATGCACGGCTCTTTGCCTGCCTCCTCAGGCTCGGCCCTCAGCAGGTCGGCTCCCTCCAGCTGCACACAGGGGCCAGCTgtgcagccaggagccactatgaggtgctggtgctgggtgggggCAGCGGAGGGATCACCATGGCTGCCCGCATGAAGAGGAAAGTGGGTGCAGAGAATGTGGCCATTGTGGAGCCCAGCGAG AGACATTTCTACCAGCCCATCTGGACTCTGGTAGGCGCTGGTGCCAAACAGTTGTCCTCATCCGGCCGACCCACAGCAAGTGTGATTCCATCTGGTGTAGAATGGATCAAAGCTAAAGTGGCTGAATTGAACCCAGACAAGAACTGCATCCAAACTGACAATGGCAAGGAG ATCTCCTACAAATACCTTATTATTGCTCTTGGAATCCAGCTGGACTATGAGAAG ATTAAAGGCCTGCCTGAGGGCTTTGCTCATCCCAAAATAGGGTCGAACTATTCAGTGAAGACTGTAGAGAAGACGTGGAAGGCTCTGCAAGACTTCAAGGAGGGCAACGCTATCTTTACCTTCCCAAACACGCCCGTGAAGTGTGCTGGAGCCCCCCAGAAGATCATGTATTTATCGGAGGCCTATTTCAGGAAG aCAGGGAAGCGATCCAAGGCCAATATCATTTTCAACACCTCTCTTGGAACAATTTTCGGGGTTAAGAAGTATGCGGAAGCCCTGGAGGAGATCATCCAAGAGAGGAACCTAACCGTTAACTACAAGCAAAACCTCATTGAAGTCCGAGCTGATAAACAAGAGGCTGTTTTTGAGAACCTGGACAAACCTGGGGAAACCCAAGTGTTTTCA TACGAAATGCTTCATGTCACACCACCTATGAGCCCGCCTGATGTCCTCAAGACGAGTCCCGTGGCTGATGCTGCTGGTTGGGTGGATGTGGATAAAGAAACTCTGCAGCACAAGAAATATCCAAACGTGTTTGGGATCGGGGACTGCACCAACCTGCCCACGTCGAAGACTGCTGCTGCAGTCG CTGCACAGTCGGGAATTCTTGATCGAACAATTTCTTTGATAATGAAGAATCAAACACCAATGAAGAAG TACGATGGCTACACGTCGTGTCCGCTGGTGACCGGCTACAACAGTGTGATTCTTGCCGAGTTTGACTACACAGCTCGGCCGCTGGAAACCTTCCCCTTTGATCAGAGCAAAGAGCGCCTTTCCATGTACCTCATGAAGGCTGACATGATGCCTTTCTTGTACTGGAACCTGATGCTGAG GGGCTACTGGGGAGGACCGGCCTTTCTGCGGAAGTTATTCCACCTGGGTATGAGCTAA